From the genome of Nicotiana sylvestris chromosome 1, ASM39365v2, whole genome shotgun sequence:
TAAGCCCATAAGACTCCAGGTAGTACCTCTGGCCAATTGCCTTTAGATTCTTCTAGTCTTTtcttcaagttattgataatgactttatttgttgattcaacttgtccattacccaccggatagTAAGGAGTTgaagtaatccttttaatttaccaactttgaaaaaattctatGATTTGTGCACCTATAAATTGCGGGCCGTTATCACATACGGTTTCGTTTGGTaccccgaatcggcatatgatgttccGCCATATGAAGTCTCTgacctctttttctcgtacctgtttgaaAGCTCCcgcttctacccacttagtaaaatagtcagtaAGCACTAATAAAAATCTTACCTTGCCTTTGGCTTGTGATAGTAGactacgatatccatcccccatttcataaaaaGCCATGGTGCAACGACCGGATGTAATAATTCAGCTGGTCGATGCATGTTGTTACcatatctttggcacttgtcacaaTTTGCCACAAAATTTTTCGCATCTTCTTCCGTTTTCGGCTAATAATAGCTGGCTCTAATCATGGTTTTTACCAAAGATCTTCCTCTAGCATGCTTTCCacaatgtccctcgtgtatttccCTCATCATGTACTCTTTTTGAGAAGGCCCGAGGCATCTTTCTAGAGGACAACTaaacatttttcgataaagattgccttATTTTAAACAGTAGCGAGCAACTTTTTTGCGAAATGCTTGAGTTTTTTTCTTATCCTCAGGTAAAATTCCATGCTTCAAAAAAttgacaatctcgttcctccaatcccaagttagattATTGTAATTTACCTCGTTTGTGTCTTGATCgagtactgaatgaaacaaatgaatcaAGGAAGCATTCTCTTCATTTGTCACTTATGCagcagatgcaagattagctagggcgttTGCCTCAGCATTTTCTTCCCTTGGTATTTGCATGACTTTCCAAGTTTGAAATTGCGTAACCAAATTCCGTGCCTTTTCCAGGTATTGCTGCATCCTCgcctctctggctgtataagtcccccgCATCTGGTTAACAACAAGCTGCGAGTCGCTTTTGATTACTATCTGCTCTATTTCAAGCTCTAGTGCTaactctaaacctgcaatcacagcttcatattctgcctcattATTAGTGATTGGATGACACTTTATTGCTTGTCTTATGGTTTCACCCATAGGTGGTACCAGGACAATGCCCagacctgctccttttacattTGATGAACCGTCAGTAAATAAGGTCCATGTACCTAGAATAGATCCGTTAAATACTTGCAGTtccttttctgcttctaattgtaTCCTTTGGCTAAAATCTGCCACAAAATCTGCTAAAACTTGTGATTTTATTGCAGTTCTAGTTGATATGTAATGttatattcacttagttctatagcccatttggctAATCTACCAGATAATTTTTGTTTatgcaatatattacataagggGTAGGCGATTACCACTGAAATAGGATGACATTagaaataaggtcttaatttctTAGATGCCATAATCAAAGCTAATGCAAGTTTTTCTAAATGAGGATATCGGGTCTCAGCATCTAGCAAAGATTTTCTAACATAATAGATTGGTGATTGTTTACCTTGATTTTCTCGAACTAATACGACACTTACCGCCACTTCTTAAACTGAAAGGTAGACAAATAATTTCTCCCCATCTTTTGGTTTGGATAGAAATGGTGGATTTGACAGGTACACCTTTAAATTCTTAAGCATTTGTTGACATTCTTCAGACCATTCAAATTGGTTCTGCTTTTTTAAAGCTGAAAAGAATTTGAAGCATTTTTCTGATGACTTGGAAATAAACCTGCCTAAGGCTGCTATGTTTCCTATCAACCTTTGAACTTCTTTTTTGCTCGTGAGTATGTCTGGAATCTCTTCGATAACCATAATTTGCATAGGAGTTACTTCAATGCCACGGTTAGAACAAGAAATCCCAAGAACTTACCTGATGAggcaccaaatgcacatttctcaggatttaaCTTTATGTTGAATTTGCGAAGAATCTGAAATCTATTAGTCAAGTGTTGAATATGGTCCCctgtttgttgtgatttgaccaatatatcatctatatacacTTCCATGGTTTTGCCTAactgttcttggaacattttggtcactAGCCTTTGGTgtgtggccccaacattcttcaatccgaatgacatgactttgtaacagtaagtccccctattTGTGATGAAAGAAGCTTTTTCTTCATCtagaggatccattttaatctgattatattcTGAATAGGCATATaaaaacttaacaattcatgccctgcagtagcattaattagttgatctatatacggtaatggaaaagaatctttagggcaagctttatttagatcagtataatctacacaaactcgccacttaccattctttttaggtactaccacagtattagctaaccaatctggatactttacctcgcggctagacccaatttttaaaagtttctgcacttcatcttgaatcacctaGTTTTTTAAGGAGTCTTGATtccctttcttttgtttgacaggtggatacgatggatcttcatttaattTATGGGTCATTACCACCGGTGGTATACCTGTCATGTctgaatgggaccaagcaaaacaatctgtgttagcttttaaaaattcaatcaactcacATTTCACTTTCTGGCTGAGGTTGGTTCCAATGTAGACTTTTCTGTCTGGCCAATGTACAAACAACACCACAGCTTCGAGTTCCTCGATCGTTGTCTTGATATTTTCAGTTTCTTCTGGTTCCCGAATAGTATCGGGCCTCGAATCTACATATGTTTTCCCATCTTCAGTTGAGGTTCGTGTTGATGTGCCCTCAACTatattctgtgattgctatttttcatcactttttacTTTTGAATCTACCACAGAATTAATGCTTCGTGAATCTTGTTGGTCACCGCGGATTTGCCGTATCCCCTATTGTGATGGAAACTTGATAACTTGATGTAGAATAGATAGTACATTGTCCATTTCGTGAATCCATGATCTAtagagaatcatattgtaagccatatcCATTTCAACCACCTGAAATTTCATATCTTTGACGACTCTTTCTGCGAATATGGTTAGTATTATCTCCCCTTTTGTTACGACGCTCGAGTTGTCAAAACCAGATAAGGTGTGTGCCTTGGGTATTAGCTTATCATTAGCTTGCATCTCGTTTACCACTCTTAATAGAATGATATTcatggaactacctggatcaatcaaaactcgttttacattagtgtcatgtacaagtaaa
Proteins encoded in this window:
- the LOC104224709 gene encoding uncharacterized protein — protein: MDRYSQQPWKPSVAPLPIPKKFKMFDIPKYDGTTDPRDQYNTKLRIEEDTITQSRKDERVSTRRAEAEKRSGKNRYEPYKGPSRRDSRSKQENQRYDHRSRDRESGSSSRFGKERNTREPRDDDRSSKVKIGDYSFNVSTSELVAILRSMGDKVRWPKEIRSNLNRRNPDFWCEFHSNHGHKMVDCRLLQGKVENLLKQGYLTELFSEKGKQTYMKNRKEPPKPTSPKRTVNVISGGEEINGVMYTATKKVSKITVTRGKRVRQVLEEESSSMNIILLRVVNEMQANDKLIPKAHTLSGFDNSSVVTKGEIILTIFAERVVKDMKFQVVEMDMAYNMILYRSWIHEMDNIKMDPLDEEKASFITNRGTYCYKVMSFGLKNVGATHQRLVTKMFQEQLGKTMEVYIDDILVKSQQTGDHIQHLTNRFQILRKFNIKLNPEKCAFGASSDFSQRIQLEAEKELQVFNGSILGTWTLFTDGSSNVKGAGLGIVLVPPMGETIRQAIKCHPITNNEAEYEAVIAGLELALELEIEQIVIKSDSQLVVNQMRGTYTAREARMQQYLEKARNLVTQFQTWKVMQIPREENAEANALANLASAA